Part of the Lolium rigidum isolate FL_2022 chromosome 6, APGP_CSIRO_Lrig_0.1, whole genome shotgun sequence genome, ctggtattcttaaaaaagaaaagactcgcttatcaaatgtcattgatgagcttgaggctgttgCGGAGATTAGACCACTGTCTACACATGAGATTGAGCTTAAAAATCAATCCAATGAACAGATGGCGggtcttcttcgcgaagaggaactcaaatggtatcaacgatccaaagctcaattcatcttggaaggagactcaaatacgcggtatttccatggcttagccaatgggagacaccggaaaaaacgtattcactctcttattcaagaagaagggttgattgaaggccatgagcaactcaagtcttacatttctaattattataagggtctgtttggtcctccggaggaaagtactttctctcttaacgaggacttaacggatgatataccccaagtttctttggaagaaaacggcttgctaaccgcaccttatactgaggaagaggttaagaaggcagttttccaaatcgaatgcaacaaagcactggGTCCAGATGGgtttccagcagagttttatcaaaccttctagggtactattaaatcggaccttctagatttgttcagtgatttacacattggacaactagaattatttcgtctaaattttggtgaagttatcttgttaccgaaaattaatgaggcagaaatgatccaacaatatagacccatttgcctattaaatgtaagtttcaagattttcacgaaagtggccaccattagacttaatacggttgcggatcatgttgttttaccatcgcagacagcctttatgcaaggacgtaatatccttgatggagtggcggttttgcatgagacggtacatgagatgcattctaagaaattaaatggagttattttaaaacttgattttgaaaaggcatatgataaagttaaatggtctttccttcaacagacactcatgatgaaaggcttttcgcctgagtggcgagctctaattaatgatttcgtgtatggaggtagtgttgcaatccgggttaatgatgacaccggacactactttcaaacacgaaaagggttacgccaaggggatccgctatctccgatgttgtttaacatcgtagcggatatgttggcggtactcatagagagagccaagtctgatggtcagattgaaggtgtgattccacatctggttgatggtggcttatctatccttcaatacgctgatgacacaattctttttatggatcacgaccttgaaaaagctcaaaatctgaaattaattttagcagcttttgagcaattatcaggattgaaaattaacttccataaaagtgaattgttctgcttcggtgaCGCCCAAGACCATGTAGCTCTGTATACAGAgttatttggttgtgggcaaggccaatttccgattcgttatttgggtattccgattcactatcggagactaacaattgcggaatggaaattagtggaagaaagattacaaaaacacctcagtagttggaaaggtaaattgttgtccctgggtggaagattggtactcattaattcagtactaactaatatgatactgtatatgttatcattcttcatcctaccgaaaggaattctgcataaactcgattattatcgatccagattcttttggcaaggggacaactagaaaaagaaatatcgattggttaaatggagtatagtttgtagtcccaaagaccaaggagggcttggagttcacgacctggaggtcaagaattcagctctactgggtaaatggctttttaagctacttaccgaggatgggatttggcaaactatacttcggagaaagtacatcggctcgaagacataatctcaagtggtttggaaacctggggattcacacttctgggctggtatGGCGACAAAAAAATGTGTTTTTTCGACATGGGACtttctctattaagaatggagcacagatacggttctgggaggatgcttggctagacaatgcacctctaagtgaacagtatcccgctttgtatagaattgcACGTcgacaaggtgataccattgcaactGTAATGGCTacttcacctccgaatgtgacattcagacgggttttactaggacaaagacttgtggcatgGAACAGTCTAATTCAGCGGCTTGGAGATATTCAGTTATCGCCAGAGCcagatgaatttcgatggaacctcCATGTAGATGGTGCTTTTTCtgtaaaatctttatacaatgcgatcctgCTTTCTGacttaccagttgataataataaaaaaaattggaagatgaagataccattaaaaataaaaaaattggatGGTACCTTGGTCGCGGGGTCatactcaccaaagacaatcttgttaagcggaattggcacggaagtacacgatgtgtcttttgtcatcatgatgaaaccatcaaacatttattcttccagtgccagtttgcgagatctatatggtcgatcatccaagtagcgtctaccttgtatccgccgactagtgtcgctaatgtctttggcaattggcttcatggtattaactcaaggtttaaaatgcttcttaggatgggggcgctagcagttatccggGCGCtccggctatgtagaaatgacaagatctttaatgacaaaaattgctctttgttgcaggtcatctacggatgcacaggtattctccgttcgtggttacctcttcagcgtgtggagaaccgagacctatttacggaggtccgtacacggttggaggatacggcgagggatactttttccctacatgggtggcagcatagtcttcgGATAGTAGCTCCACCTACATCTTAggcgtcatatgattcatcgttccgatatgtatttcgcctttttgTTTTCGTAACTTTGGACTCGTGAgacaacaaacggctgtgtgcatcctggttatgcagaggctggatgtaattgattcttgaagtaataaagcatcctttatcgaaaaaaaatggaGTGGGCGGGTCGTGCAACAGCGGAAATGGCGGCCACATGCTCTTTcgcatagaaattggtgtaacaaATCATGGACTAAGCCCTCATGGATCATAAATGATATCTTCTATGCAATCGTGTGCGATGATACTGCCATCGCACCCAGTTCTTTCAACTTCAACCGTGTGAGATATCCCAACTCATCACCTACCCCCGTGTGGTGAGGTTTGGGTAAACCATATGACAAGGGAAATTTTGATCATATGTGATTATTTGATCTGTACTAGTGGGGCGGGTGATTTGCATCTACATTTGTTTTCTGTTTATAGTTCTCTCTTGACGAGTCCCATGAAATGTTGTTGCCTAGCAAGGGGAAGCCGAGAATGTTGGGTTGGAAGATATTAGAGAGGTTAAGGTGACGGGTTCCACTCGAGATATATTTCATTGAGATGAACTATGGGAGGATACTGATGACAAAAGTTAATGAATTTTGTGCAGCAACACTGGTATATTCCTTTTTGAACCATCTACTATTGGTAAATTTGGTGCATCAACTAGTTTGGTACGACAATAATCAAACATGCATAGTAGTTTAAAacacagaacctctaaacctgcaTTTTCCTGTTTTATAATATTAGTGTTTACTATATTGTTTACAAAATAAGATTAGAGAAAGTCGTTCCTATGTTGCCTTTACCTCGGATACTCAACTTTCTAAGAGAGAATATATTTGCTCTCAAGGAAAACCAAGTTGATCCGTAATTTAGTTCATAGAATTCCTTGTTTATAACTTAGAATTTATTTTTCTTAATATTTTGTGTAATTTTGGTTGTCCAACTTTTTTCTTAATTGGTTTTTTCACTATGTGAAGTAACTGTCTTTTAATTCCATTTTTTCTACTCAATTATCCATTATCATATTTTGTAGAGAAAAAACTTCTCTAGCTTTTGTCTTATACTAATGTAGATATACTTGTTAAAACGAGCACTTGTCCATTATCATATTCTAGCATTATATATCTGCCATGAGCTTATGAGCATAAGCCAACTAGATGATAGAGGTACTAAAATTTTAGGAACGCCATAATAGTACTAGGATACCGTagcatattattattattattattattattattattattttatctCTTGTAGTACATGCTTCAAGATGGGGATGAACAATAGATCTCTTGGTGCATAtatacttttagccagaaaatgaTAACCAAAATTGATCAAATTCTCCAAACAAATCTACCAGGACGGATTTAACATatttttattgatatttcatcTAAGGTAAATATGGtgttgccacccggtggcaatgCCCCCCTTCTGACTGTCGTCCGATCTATCATAAAGATTCGGTCAGAATGCAGATTAGCTATCACCTTCCATGCTCTAAGTACCTACACTACCTGCAAAACCACCTGCCTAGTCTGCCGCCTACAACAGTGTCAATGCCTGCCAGACGCAGAAAAGTTCAGATTGATAGGTTTTCTTTGTGAGGACCGCTTAATTAGTCAAAGTCTCGTACCTAACAATTCGCATGCCAGTGAACAAGGGACACCTCCGTTTGGGGAACAACACGCGTGACTATATGTATAGGGATGTGCACGCAACCACAGCATGTGTGCTTCTCTCACAATTTACATCTCACCACATCAGATACCACACGCGACCACAAATTGGAGGAATGAGATTACCCTGGCATCCATGTTGTTTCAGTTAATCACCTACCGTAACCAGCTAGAGGAACCAGGTGAACTAGAGCTACAAGTTAGCTTTTGTGACCAGTAGACCGCTCCATCATCATTTTTAAGGAGGTGTACTAACGGTAGATTTTTTCGTATTTTTTCGGGTTTGTAAGATGTTCAGCCGATGTGTATGTCAAAAATAAGTGTGTGAATATTCATGTTTTTTCCACGCAACAGAGCCGGCTAGATCGGCAGAGAGCATAACACGCAGCGACAAGAGAGAGTGTAGTCTTAGTAGCAGGCCACATGCATGGATCAATTTGGCCGAGTGGTGTTCGTGCTAGTGCCAGTGGAAAATGTGTTGCATGCATGCAGCTTAGCTAGTGGAGCGTGCGTTATGAAAGGAGCTAAACTAACATGGATGCCAGGGCTAAACTAAGAGAATTAGGAAGAGAAGAGAGAGAATGTGAGGCCTGCTCTAGTATGACTCAGGATGCATATGCATGGTCCAACATTAAATTTGAAATGCATGCACGGCGTTGATAAGCTCAGCAGGGCGCCATGCATACATAGCTCAGCAGCACGCCATGAATGCCTCTATTTTGTGGACAATGAGCATTATAGCCTGGCCTGACAAAGTGGTCAGCGGAGCCGGATTTTTCGCTGCACCTCTCTCTTGTTTTCCTGCCATATCATCGTATAATTAGGAACTAATCTAGTTTTGAACACGATCTATTGATGTTTAGCCGCATTGTGATGGACAACCAGCAACGTAGACCAAATCTCGAGCATACCATCGGATGGCAGCCAGATGGGGGGCATTGCCACCGGGTGGCTATAAATCCACACTATCTAAATACTGCTTATGTAACTTTTCCTTATATGTTTGTTTACACTAATTGTCTTATACTTTTGCAGTTCTACTCACTAAAATGAATGCTTCCATTCTTATATTTTTAGGAATTAACTGGAATTATGATGCACATTTTTTGTTTGATTGCTTGATATTTTGAGGTAAGACATAAGACATGGCTTCAAATTCAGTGGATGAAACCGACATAAATGTAAGATGGCACCTAACTAAAAGTTAGTAGTGTGTAGTATGCATGTGGGAACATATTACTCCCTCATATAATTTTTTGTTAAAGTCAAACTTTTAAAATTTTGACCAACTCTATAAGAAATATATCAACATCTATAATATCAAATGGctgatatgaaaatatatttcaccaGTGGCAAAGCAAGGACTCCAACCTTGTGTAGTCAAATAAATATATTTGCATGAAATTTTCAGTATTCTTTATATAATTTCTTCTTGTATAGATGAAAAACTATGTAGTCAAGTGACTATAGAGCTTGTGTGTGGCTCTTCCACTGTATTTCACGATGGTTCTCAATATATTAGGATTATAACTGACAATTTTTATATAGTTGCTCAAACTTTTTTTTGACTTTGAAAAAAAACTATATGCAACCTATTTTGTGATGGAGGGAGTATGGTTAGAACGTTAGCTTCTTATATTTTTTATATAGTTGCTCAaaaaaattgactttgaaaataAAACTATATGCAACCTATTTTGTGATGGAGGGAGTATGGTTAGAACGTTACCTTCTTATATTTTTTATCTATATGTGGCAAATATTTTATAAGAATAGATAATAAAATCGTCTTTTGTTTTAAATATTGTCTCTCCACACAAACCAACACACAAGGATCATTAAGTATTCTTAGTCATCTAACAGTTAGATTCACATAAAATTCTTGGCCATCCAGATAAGATACAGTGTATTGTGCTGAAccgtatatttttattcaataatGTGTGTATTATCATCAACTAGCAGCTATTTTGGCCCAAGATCCATGGAATATGCTTCCTATAACCGGGTTGACCTCTTATTTATTTTTGATCATATCAACAAAGCGTGTGTTTGGCCATTAGCTGATTTTAAAGGTGTTGACCTAGAGCAACATGAAAAATGTATATTGCAAATTAAGGTGTTGACCAAGAGCAACATGACAGGATGTATATTGCTATATTCTCTCCAAAAACGAGCTAGTGCTTGCAATGGGGATGATTGTGCCGATGCCCGATGGAACCGATCAACCATGTCATCGATGGCATCGACGATCCACCGTCCTCCCAAGCAACTCATCAGCGGCGGCGTCCTAAATTTCTGAACATGGCGACGGTGCCCCTAATGAAGAAGGTACATACCAAACATCACCTTCTTTGCGCATCTAATTAGCCGCACGTTCGTTTGGCTAAGCAAGAACTACTACATAAGTATTTGTCGACCAGACGATGGCAGAGTTTCTGGGGACGTTCATTCTGATGTTCACGCAAGTATGCGCCATCATCATGGACGAGCAGCACGACGGTGTCGTGGGCCTCATGGGCATCGCCGTTGCCGTCGGTCTCGCGGTCATGGTGCTCATCTTCTCCCTCATCCACGTCTCCGGGTGCCACATGAACCCTTCGGTGAGCATTGCCATGGCGGTCTTCGGCCACCTCCCGCTGGCCCACCTCGTCCCTTACATCGCCGCGCAGGTGctgggctccaccgccgcctcgttcGTCGGCCACGCGATCTACCACCCCATGAGTGGCGGGATCGCCACCGTCCCGAGCGTCGGCACGGTGGAGGCGTTCGCCGTCGAGTTCATCATCACGTTCGTCCTTCTGTTCGTCATCGTTGCGGTTGCCACGGACCCTCATGCAGTAATATAATCTTCATCTCCTTCTATCTCTTTACATAACGGCTTAATTTGATCGTCTTCCGCAAATGATCTCGATTGTCTTACAAAAATGCTTATATAGGTGAAAGAACTGATCGCAGTTGCAGTTGGCGGGACAATAGTGATGAATATTCTCATCGCAGGGTATGTTAGAATCTGTGCGTGGTTCATTTCTGTTTTGTTCCAAGCTGAGAAAGCTTGTTATTTATGTTGGCGGAAAAATAAATTGAGCAGGCCAGCGACAGGAGCATCTATGAATCCAGCGCGAACGATTGGGCCGGCAATTGTTACGGGGAGATACAGCAAGATTTGGGTCTACCtgctggctacaccactgggtgcTATTGCTGGTGCTGGAGCTTATGTTGCCATTAAGTTGTAGTTACAAACTACACCACTGGGTACCTCCGTACTCAATTAATTGACGCACACTCCTGCTAATGAGATGCATGCAGAAGCCTCCCTCAgccgtcgattaaatccgaccggagggagtattttttttagaaaaatttgtAGTTACAAACTAGCATAAAGAGAGGGTCGATCGTCAAAGTAAATAGCTCTTTTTCCGGGAGCATTTTGTTTCTGGGAGCCTGCTAATGACTACCACATAAATGCCTTTTTGAACTGTAGGATTATTGTGCAAATCAGTTTATCCTATATGAAAGCCCTATGGATCATGGTAGTGACTAGTGAGGCTACTAAAGTAGAATGGAATCAATTCATATACAACGTACTCCATAGAAACCACAATCTTAAAATGAGGTCAAATTCATTTATTAGTTTTTGGAATTGCTAATCCCAAGGCACCTATTGTTTAAGAAAGACTTTTTAACCATTGGATTTGCCTCGTGATTCATGCTGATATGATAGTTGTAAATGTGTTGCAACTGAAATTTTTCAAGTTGTAAATGggtttgcaattgagattttcgtAGTTACGCCTAGGTTGTAATTGAGTAAAAAAAATATTGAGACCGTTGAATTTCCTTCGAGATTTGTGTTGGTGTATGAGTCGCACATTTGTCACAACTATGTTATAACTAAGACTTAGATGACGGCACTTGACTTGATTTAGTTAAATCTAAGTCGATTGAGATCTAGAAGTGCACATTTAATTTTTTGCTTTGAAAACTCCAATAAAATATCTCTCTATATTATGCCCTCTGAATCCTCTAAATATTTTTTGCTTATTGCATGTCCACCATCCAAAAGCTCCTCTTAAAATTCACATATTTTTAAAATGATATAGGATATCACAATAGGTCA contains:
- the LOC124662955 gene encoding aquaporin NIP3-3-like, giving the protein MATVPLMKKTMAEFLGTFILMFTQVCAIIMDEQHDGVVGLMGIAVAVGLAVMVLIFSLIHVSGCHMNPSVSIAMAVFGHLPLAHLVPYIAAQVLGSTAASFVGHAIYHPMSGGIATVPSVGTVEAFAVEFIITFVLLFVIVAVATDPHAVKELIAVAVGGTIVMNILIAGPATGASMNPARTIGPAIVTGRYSKIWVYLLATPLGAIAGAGAYVAIKL